In the genome of Maribacter forsetii DSM 18668, the window AATTCTTACCCGTATTAAACGTACTGTTGGAAACCCTACGGCTGCCGTCATTTTACGCACTTGACGAAACTTACCTTCTGTAATTACAATACGTATCCATGAGGTGGGTCTGTGTCTACCAATTCGTAATTGCACATCAGCATCGGGCAGGGTAGGAGGTTCGTTTAGAATTATTACATTACATGGTTTGGTCATATACTTTTTACCGAATATGCCAATAGCTACTCCTTCAGATATTTCTTTTATAGCTTCTGTGGTTATCAGACCATCCAGCTGTGCTAGATATTCTTTTTCTATACCTGCTCTATTTATAGTATCGCTTAATTTTCCATCCGTGGTCATTAATAATAGACCTTCAGATTTTTCATCTAATCTACCTACTGGCATTATTCCCTCAGGGAAATTATGAAGTTCTGTCAAAAATCGTTTTTTGCGACGTTGACGGTCTTCACCAGAAGTCATTTGACTTAGCACACCCACTGGTTTGTACACTTTATAATGTAAATGTTCCAATAATTTATACGTTTACGGCTAATATAGGTTACACATGGTCGCAAAAGGTACCCTTTTTAACCCATGTATTAGTAATGTTTTGCAGAGAATGTTACCTTTGTAAACTCCAGAGAAGATTTTATGCAAGAGACAGTTTTTGAATTACAAGATAGAAAGACCGACAAGGAACTTTACAGCTATCAACAAGGTGCAATTCAACAAATTTTTGACAAGTTCGATTCAGAACGAGATGATTATCACCTTCTATACCAATTGCCTACCGGTGGTGGTAAAACAGTGATTTTTTCCGAAATGGTACGTCAATACCTCAAAAACCACAACAAAAAGGTTTTGGTAATGACGCATCGTATTGAACTTTGTAACCAAACTTCTGCCATGCTTACTAGTTTTGGCGTTGTGAATAAAGTAGTAAACAGCAAGGCTAATCTTGATGACCATGAACGTTACAGTTGTTATGTAGCCATGGTAGAGACCTTAAACAATAGGTTGAACGATGACCAACTAGATATTTCTGATGTTGGTTTGGTTATTATTGATGAAGCTCACTATAATTCTTTCACCAAACTTTTTAAGTTCTTCGAAAATTCTTTTGTTCTTGGTGTTACGGCAACCCCGTTAAGTTCTAATAAGGACTTACCAATGAACAAAAACTATGATGAGCTTATACCAGGTGAAACCATAGAAAATCTTATTGCCAATGATTTCTTGGCAAGGGCAGAAGTATTTCAGTATGATATGGGACTTACGTCTCTTGAAATTGGGTCTAATGGTGATTATACCGTAAAATCTTCGGCTGATCTATATACAAGCCCTGCAATGTTAAGTAAGCTATTAGAAGCTTATACCAAACATTCTAAAGGTAAAAAGACATTGATTTTCAACAATGGTATTGAAACTTCTATACAGGTATACCATACTTTTCAAGCTGCTGGTTTAAATATTATGCATCTTGATAATACTGCTACCAAAAAGCAGCGTAAGCAAATATTAAAATGGTTTAAAGAAACACCTGATGCTATACTAACATCCGTAAGTATATTGACCACAGGTTTTGATGAGCCTACTATTGATACTATTATCTTAAATAGGGCAACAAAATCTCTTACTCTTTACTATCAAATGATCGGTAGGGGTTCTAGGGTTTTGAATAACAAATCTAAATTTACGGTTATAGATTTAGGTAACAACCTTTATCGTTTTGGACCATGGGGTGCAGATTTAGATTGGGGAGCTATTTTCAAGTCTCCCAATTTCTACATGGACCGTATTAAGGATGATGAGGATATTGAAAGTGATTTTAAACTTGAGCTTTCCGAAGAAGTAAAAGCAGAATTCAAGAACTCAGAAGATACTTATTTTGATATTAAAGAAACTTACGAAACGGCAACGTTTGCGGGCGAATCTTCAAAAGTTGTTTTAGAACGATCCATTGCACATCATGCTTATATGTGTATTGAAAATAGTGAAGATGTTTATGATGCACTAGCTTTAGCAAAATTGCTAAAGGAAGATATTGATAATCGTATTCATGTATATGGAAAATGCATAAGTAAGAGTACTTATAATTTCTTAAGCTGGTTGAAAGATGATTACCAAAAGAAATTGAATGCTTACTTACGTGAAAATTTTGATAGGGTATTTGAAGATATTCACGGGCATCCGCCAGAAGATTAATCAAAGAAAATAGTTTTCTATTTCCATAGATATTATAAAAACGAAAAAGGGCTGTTCTTTAAGAACAGCCCTTTTTATTTATAGCTAATTACATCTTATTCAACTATAAGACTATACTGTGGTGTTGGGTTCAAAGGACAGAAATATACATATTCTCCTTTTTCCAATTTTGTAGCTTTAGAATGACCTACAGTATTATTTTTAACCGCGGCAGTTACATATGCCGTCTGGATATGATTTTCTGGTTTAGAAGCATCCATACCTTTTTTAACCAATACCAAACCAACATCTTTACCCACGTTGTTATTCGCAACATCAAAAACATAAGTTCCTTCGCTAACAGTAATTGATTTTTGTGTAAACTCACCAGTTGTTTGCTCTAAAGCAATTTTCTTAACTGGTTGCTTCATCATTTTGTCTTGAGCGTTTGCGTTGAAAGAAAATGCTAATACGATTACTAAAATTGATAATACTTTTTTCATGTGTTTAAAATTTAATGAGCTTTTGCTCTAATGGATATATTAATAATTATTGTTTGTAAAATTGTATTTATAAAGCAACTGCTTCAGGAAAATCTACTGGCACCTGAGTAGTGCTATGTATGTAGTTTGATATTGTTTTGTCACCTACTAATGAAATGGTGTCAATTAAATTTGCTTTTGTATAACCAGCAGCAAAATAATTTTCTAAAACTTTTTCATCTGTACGACCTCTATTCTCTGTAACGTTTTTTGCTAATTGAGCCAAAGCATCCAATTTGGAGTCAAAAGATGCTTTACCAGCTCTTAGTTCAAGAATTTGCTCATCAGTAAATCCGTTCATTTTACCTATTGCCGTATGTGCAGACAAACAATAGATACAGTTATTTACTTCACTAACCGCTAAATTGACAACTTCTTTCTCTTTAGCTGATAATGATGTTTTTGCGTTTGCAAAATTCAAGTAGTTTTCTAATGCCGTATCACTATTTGCATATGTTGCATATAAGTTAGGAACAAAGCCCAAAGCTTTTTCTAAATTATCGAAAATCGCTTTATTGTTTTCACTTACGTCTTCTCTTGTTGGTATATTAAATGTGCTCATATTTTTATGTTTAATTATTATTGATTTGTTCTTTAAATTATCTGGTACAAAGGTAGCTTCACTATGAAACCTTATTATGTTGAGACGTCCTTTCTACATGTCAATTTTTCCTTTATAAAAAAGAACTGAATGCTTTTGTTAGTCTTGAAGTACTATCAGAATCACAATAGTAATCTGACAAATGATTATGTTGACAATGTTTATCTACATTGATAGTGTTAGGTATAACCGTCTTCTTAGACGTAAATATTTCAATTAAATTGAAGATTGATTTGTGTTTTAAGTTCATGTCTTTGATGTTTTAATTCTACACTACAAAGATCTAGGTATTAAGAATCTTAAAACGGGCAATTTTACCCGAGGTATTGTCAATTTTTCCCTAAAATGATTTTTTAAGTTGCTTCTTAAAATCAGACGGAGATTGCTGAGTTTGCTTTTTAAATAAGCGACTTAAATGAGAGGCATCTTCAAAACCAATTTCATAAGAAATTTCTTTTGTGGTCTTATCTGTATAAATAAGTAATCTCTTTGCTTCAAGAATAATACGCTCATGAATAATTTGTAGGGGAGTGGTATTAAATTTTGAAAAGGTGTTTGAAAGTGTTTTTGGAGATTTAAATAACTTATCGGCATAAAAAACAACCGAATGTTCCGATTTGTAATATTCTTCAACCAGCAAATTGAAGTTTCTGAGCAAATCTACTTTTACATCATTGGTAGCTTCGCTAAACCCTTCTTTTGCTTTAAGCAGTCGCGTACTCATAATCATAAAACGAGCCATAAGCATACGAAGCATTTCTGCTTGAATGGTATCTTCAGTTTCTAGCTCATCAACAAATACCTCGTGCAGCGTATCGAACTTTCGTTGTTGTTTTTCTTCTAAATCTATAACAGGAATATGTGCATTACTAAAAAACAATAAGCCAGCGCAGCTAACTTCTTTATCATGGTCTTTTATACAGTAAAACTCTCTGTTAAATTGATAGACGATCAAATTACGGCCTTCTGTGTAATGTAAGAACTGAATTGGTGTTAATGCCAGCAAACTATGTTCAGAAATGGTATATGGAACACCATCTACTTCAATAGAAGCTTTTTGAGTAGTGGTTCTTATAAAAATATAGATTCCGGCTTGCTTTGGTTTTCTATAAGATTCTAGTAATAATTCATTACCAATTTTCAGTAATCCACCAGTACTAAAATCTTTAAAAACTTCTTGCATGCTGCATTGGTCTAAAAAAAGGATGATTCATTACAGAAGTAACAAATCATCCTTTTAAAATATTTTTAGAACAACTCTTTAAAATCTAACAGCAACCTTGCCTCTTAAATAAAATGGAGTACCGGGAGTAAAATGAATTTCTTCAACAGAAGCTGGTTCACTGAACAATCTACTTTCGGTAGCGAATTGCGTTTCGTTCCACTTCGTATCTAATAAGTTTTCAACGATTACACCAACTGTCCAATTATTGATATGGTAGTTCAGGTTTAGGTCGGTCACAAAATATCCTTCTGCGATAATGCTATTATCTTCATTAGCCGCTCTATCACCTAAATATCTATAGTTAAGGTTCCCTGAAAAATTGCCAATATCGCTGAAAGACAATCCGCCTACAGCAGTAAAATCTGGCGCTAAAGGAATATAATCTTCACCATCAGCTTCTTCTGTACTTCTAGCATAGGTATAATTAACATCACTATATAGATATAACCAATCTAGCATTTGATAACGCGCACCAACTTCTACACCAACTCTTCTAGTTTTTCCACTAGGCTCAACAATACCTGCATCACCAACATACACAAACTCTTGATCTAAAAATAACCCCCATAATGTGGCGTTCAACACCAATTTATCCACTGGCTTGATTATAGTTCCAAAATCAACACCATATGCCCTTGGGAGAATATCCCTACCTTCGTTTGCCGTAACTACACGGGCATCGTTTGAATGAAAACCTAAGCCAGTTTTCAAGAATAACTGCCAGTCTTTATTTACTGAATAAATAGTGTTTAATTTAGGACTCACTATAGCCTTGCTTTCGCTTTTATTATCATATAATTCAGTTAGTTTGTTTTCATAGTCAAAGTTGAAATAGTCGAAACGAACAGACGGATTAAATGTCCAGTTACCTGTTTTATACTCTCCGTCAACAAAACCGTACATATTGGTTTCATCTACATCACCAAAGGCATATTGTTCTAAAACCGTCTTCCTGTTTAAAGTATGCTCTAAGGTCACATCATCTACGTTATCGTTTCTAAATCCTATTCCCGCAGAATATTTAAACCTGTCATCTGCACCAACGGCTATATCTATTTGTTCAAAGACAGTTTCAGCTCCCATTATGGTTCTATCTTCATACTGGCGTATTTGATCTCCATTTATTGGGTCTTCTAAAAAGAAGGTAAAATTAGAAAACAGTTCAAAATCATATTTACTGACAAAAGCCCTTGTTTTTAAAAATTGATCTTCACCTAAAAATTTAGTGTGGTTCAACATCAAGTTCGTTCTACTTGTTTGTCCGCCTTCAGTATCGTCTATAGCACCAAAACGACCTATTATACCTTGATCAATTGCGCGTTGTGGAATTTGTCCAGAAGCATCCCACTTACTTTGAAAATGTGATGCGGTCAAAGTTAATTCCTCTTTCCCTATATCCTTATAATTATATCGTCCTAGAATATTTATACGGTTAAAATTCTGTGGAGAATCAAATGGTCCGTCAGTTAAATACACCTCAGATGCTACATATGCGCTACTCTTACTACTTTCTAAAATATTGAAGAGACCTACAAATCTGTTTGTATTAAATTGTCCCGCTTCGTAAGAGACCATACTCTTATCAATGCTTTTCTTAAGACTCAAATCTACATATCCGGCTGTATTGAAATCGCCTTTGTCCGCGTAATACGGACCTTTACCAAAGTTGATATTATCTATAGTTTCCGGTATTACAAAGTGTAGATCGGCATACCCTTGACCGTGTGCATGAGATACCATATTTACCGGCATACCATCTACACTTATGGCTACATCGGTACCGTGATCAATATCAAATCCTCTTAAAAATATCTGTTCAGCTTTACCACCACCTGCATGTTGACCTATTAATAGACCCGGTACTTTTCTAAGAATCTCTTGTGAAGATTTTACAGGGTCGTTCTGTACATCTACATTTACAATTCTACTCATGGCATCAACTTTAGAAATCACTTCAACTTGCTCTAAATTGATGCTGGATTCTTCTAAAGCTATATTAACACCTTCATTGAAATGTTTCTGTTCAATTACTAATATAAAGGTTTTAAAACCCAAGTTCGAAAAAAATATTGAATCGTTTAATGTGGTTGCTGGTAATGAAAAGGAACCGGTAAGGTTTGAGTGGCTATGTTGCCCCGATGACTGGTTGAAAATGCCCACATTCTCTAAGGCCACACCTTCTTTATCGGTGACCACACCCTTTAGATTCTGGGCATTTGCCTTAGATAATAAACATAATAAAAAAATAAAAGTTAACAGCGTATTCGCCCTTTTACAGCTAAAATTCATAAAATTTGATTTAGAAAGGTTGTCTTTGAAAGTACCTACGACAAAATTTTTGGAAGGTTTTAAAATTTATAAAAAAGCAAACATAAGGCTTAGATAAAGCATCCCTATATTTTTTAGTTTTATAACAATGTTTTAACGATAAGAGTCAAAAGAATACAGTTAATAATAAGAGCTTTGTGGTTTGAATAATTCATTTTATAAAAATCTACATATATGAGTACACAAATATTATTAACCCCATTTCATAAAAATCTGAGCTTAAAGAATAGGGTAGTCATGGCGCCTATGACACGTAGTAGAGCTACCAATGAAGGAAATACACCTACAGAAGATTTACATGTTCCCTATTATACGCAACGAGCTTCCGCAGGATTAATTATTACTGAAGGATCGCAGGTTTCTAAAGATGCCGTTGGTTATGTAAATACAGCCGGTATTCATTCAAAAGAACAAGTAGAAGGCTGGAAAAAAGTAACGAAATCAGTACATGATAAGGGAGGTAAGATTTTCATACAACTTTGGCATGTGGGTAGAATGTCTCACCCAGATTTCCATAATGGTGAATTGCCTTTAGCGCCATCTGCCATAAACCCGAATGCACAGTCATATACTCCAGAAGGATTTAAAGATACGGTTACACCAAAAGCCATGAGCATTGAAGACATTAAGCAAACGGTAGCAGATTTTAAGAACGCAGCTATAAATGCCATGGAAGCAGGATTTGACGGTGTTGAAATTCACTCTTCCAATGGATACTTATTTCATCAATTTTTTAATGGAACATCTAATCATAGAACAGATCAATACGGTGGTTCTATAGAAAACAGAACTCGTTTCTTTTTTGAAGTTTTAGATGCTATTAAAGAGGTAATCCCACAAGAAAAAATCGGCGTTAGATTTAACCCTTCTTTAGACGGAATGTTCAGTATTACTATGGACGAGGAAACGATACCAACATTTGAATATATCATCAAAAAATTGAACGATTATAATTTGGCTTATATCCATTTATCAGAACCATTTACAGATGTTTCGGATATTTCCTTTGCGATAAGGGATATTGCCAAGCATTTTAGACCTCTCTATAATGGCACACTAATGATTAATGCAGGGTTTGACCAAGAATCTGGGAACAAGGTTATTGAAGAAGGCAATGCTGATTTGGTCGCTTATGGTAAACTTTATATTTCCAATCCGGATTTAGTGGAACGTTTTGCCAAAGGTCATGATCTGGCAGAATGGGACAATGACACGTTTTATTCTGGAGGTAAAGAAGGTTATATTGACTATCCTACGTTTAATCAAGAAACCGAGCACGCATAATAATTATTAACTATTAAAATATATAAATATGAATTTTATAAGAAAAGCATACGCAACTTGGAAAGGAAGCGGAAAAGAGGGGCAAGGAACCTTAACAACTGAAAGTACAGTCTTACAAGACACACAATACTCATACAACACTAGATTCGAACAAGGAAATGGCACCAATCCTGAAGAGCTGATAGGAGCGGCACACGCAGGATGTTTTTCTATGCAGTTGAGTTTTTTATTAGGTGAAGAAGGTTTTACCCCCAATTCACTTGATGTAGAAGCTAAAGTAGAATTTAAAAATGGTGAGATAGTAAAGGTAGTTCTAGAATTAAAAGGTGATGTACCAGAAATTAAGGACGCACAATTCAAAGAAATTGCAGAAAATGCTAAATCGGTTTGTCCAATTTCGAAATTATTGAATGCAGAAATCGAACTGATTTCGCACCTTAGTTAATTAAACCCATTAACATATAAAAAAGCAGCCAATGGCTGCTTTTTTATATTAAATAAACCAGCTAGATTATTTAATATGGTCTGTATTTCGCTCTAAATCTTCATTGCCTGAACCACCTTGACTATACAACTGGTTTTCTTCATCTTTTAAAGAATTAATTCGAGATAAGTTTCTACCAGGCACATCTAAATCTTTTCCTGCGAAATCTACATTTTTCTCACGATCGTTTAATTGACTATCATCACCTTTATCCGTCCTCGTATTTTTTACTTTTTCTCCCAAAGCTTGCAAATCATCTGTAGTTACATCAGAATTATAGCTTGTATTTTTATCTTTATTTTTCATATATCTTGTTTTAATCAATTCATGGTAAGCTAACATTTCTTACCCTCGGTATTTGACACAAAACATTGTTATACGTGCTCATATACTACGAAAGAAACTATGAGGAACAGAACTGTATTTGGATTAACATTTTTTGGTAAAGCATCAAACTAATCATGGTAATTTCAACAACTTGCAAATAAATAATTTGAAGATGGAAAATGTATTAGTTGCTGGTGCTAACGGTACCACAGGAAAAAAAATAGTTAACCTTTTAAAAAGCTCTCAATATTTTGAGCCTGTAGCAATGGTTAGAAAAGAAGAGCAGCAAGAACAATTTGAAAAGGATAATATAAAGACAGTTTTGGGTGATTTAGAGAAAGACTTATCACATACTGTTGAAAATATTGATAAAGTGATTTTTGCTGCCGGATCTGGTGGTAAAAAAGTAGTTGAAGTTGATCAAGAAGGTGCAAAAAGTTTAATTGACGCATCTAAAAATGCAAACATTAAAAAGTTTGTTATGTTAAGTTCTATGGGTGCAGACAATCCTGAAGAAGCTAGTGATCTAAAGGAGTATTTAAAAGCTAAGCACAATGCCGATGAATACCTTAAATCTAAAAATTTAATGCACGCAATAGTTAGACCGGGATCATTGACTAATGATGTTGGCACAGGGAAAATCGAACTAAAATCAAATTTGAATAAGCAAGGCTCCATTACTAGAGATGATGTTGCACAAACACTGGTAAGGTCTTTACATGATGATGCTGCTATAAATAGTACATTTGAAATTATACAGGGTGATACCCTTATTGGCAAGGCTATGGATGGAAACTCCTAAATATTAAAATATTGTTTGGTTGATTAAAGTCTGTCATAACTTGGTTATGACAGACTTTTTTTAATTATAATAATCTACAACTGTATTTATAAAATCTTGATAGTAAATCCTGTTGTGTATCTTCGTATCAAATTAAACTACCTCTATATGAAAACTTCATTTTTAAAATTAGCTATGGTTTTGTCCGTAGTTATAGCATTACACTCTTGTAAAGAAAATAAGAAAGAAAACAATGATAGTACGGCAAAAGAAATTGAACTTGATAGTACAGATTTGGCGTTACTAGACCTGAATCTTCCAGAAGGTTTTCAAATTGAAGTATATGCTAGGGGAGTAGACGGCGCTCGTTCTATGGCAATGGGTGATAACGGAACTTTGTTCGTAGGCACTAGAACAGAAAATAATGTATATGCCATACAAGATACTAATGGAGATTTTAAAGCTGACAATATTATAGTGCTTGATACTATGGAAGTGCCTAACGGAATTGCCATGAGAAATGGTGATTTATATGTTGCGCAACCAGGTAGTCTTTGGAAATACCCAAATATTGAAGACCAAGTTGGAGGTGAATTAGAAAAGGAATTGATTTATGATGATTTTCCGACGGAATTTCACCATGGTTGGAAATACATAGCCTTTGGACCTGATGATAAATTATATGTACCGGTAGGTGCACCATGTAATATTTGTAACCGTACCGATGAAGATGAACGTTTTGCAACTATTTCAAGAATGGATGCTGATGGTAGTAATCGTGAAATATATGCTAGAGGAGTTAGAAACTCAGTTGGCTTTACGTGGCATCCTGATACAAAGCAAATGTGGTTTACAGATAATGGTCGTGATATGTTAGGTGATGATATTCCTCCTTGCGAATTGAATACAGTTACCGAAGCTGGTCAGCATTTTGGGTATCCATTTTGCCATGGTGGTATTATTAAAGATCCAGAATTTGGAGATTTAAGACCTTGTTCAGATTTTGTTGACCCTGCTTTGCAGCTAGATGCTCACGTTGCTCCTTTAGCTATAAAATTTTATACAGGTACTATGTTCCCAGAAGAATATAAGGGCAAAGCTTTTATTACAGAACACGGTTCTTGGAACAGAAGCAAGAAAGTAGGTTATAGAATTATGATGGTTGATATTGAAGATGGCGAAGTTGTAAATAACGAGATTTTCATTGATGGCTGGTTAAACGAATCTGAACAAAAAGCTTCAGGTAGACCAGTAGATATGTTAGTTTTAAAAGATGGATCTATGCTTATATCAGATGATTATGGTGATGCTATTTATAGGTTATCCTATAACAATACAGCTCTTGCCAGCAACAATTAATAATAGATAAGATGTATACATAAGCAGCCGATAAGGCTGCTTTTTTTTATGCGACCATGCCAGAGTTATTTATTCTGTAGCTATATTTATGGTTCATTTATACATAGTTATAACCTTAATGCTCCAATAACTTAATAGGTTTTAAATAATATGAGTTATCCAGATAAAGTTTATTTAAACGGACAGATTGTAGATTCTGCTGAAGCTAAAATTTCTGTCTTTAACCGCGGATTTATTTTTGGTGACGGTCTCTATGAGGTTATGGTTCAAATAAACGGAATTTTCTTTTATGAAAAAGAGCACCTGGCAAGACTACAATCCGGTTTACATAAAGTTAATATTGATTTTGATGTAGCTATTCTTAATAACGAAATACCTAAATTATTACACGCTGCTCAGTTGACAGATGTGGACTGTATGCTGTACATACAGATTACCAGGGGAGTGGCACCGCGACAACATTCTTTTCCGTCAAACATAAAACCAACAGTAATGATTTATGCTGTACCAAAAGTTTTACCTGAAATAAATTTGGTAAATGCACATGTTATTATACGAAAAGATTTTAGGTGGTCTAGATGCGATATTAAAATGACTTCTCTTTTAGGAAATGTAATGCTTAACGAAGAAGCTATGCAGCATGATTGTTATGAAACCATTTTACATAGAAATGGCGTTTTTACAGAGGCATCTCACAGTAATTTATTTTTTGTAAAAGACGGAGCAGTATATACTCACCCAGCAGATGAGCATATTCTTAATGGTATTACCAGAATTGTAGTCATTGAACTTTGCCACTTACTTGGTATTAAAATTATAGAAAAAGCCATTAAGGTAGCTGAAATTGATAGTATTGATGAAGCTTTCCTAACAGGTACCAGTACTCAAATTGCAGCTATTCAAAATATTGATGACCACCAGCTATATTCAGGAAATAAAAAAGGCCCCATTACAAAAAGATTGCAAGAGGCCTTTTTAAAACTAAAATAGGTTTTACTCTACCATAAAATAAGTAAAAAACTCATCTGTATTTTTAATGTTCATAAGGTCTAAAATATAGCACACTTCACTTAAATCAGAAAAATCTAATCCGCCTTCAGCAACACTTTCATTTAAATATCTACCTTCCTTTCCATTATATTCATTTCCTAAACGAATAGCAGTATTCCAAACTTTGGTTAAGTGTTCATCGTTTAATTTAGATTCCCATTCAACCTTACCATCAGATTTTAAACCCGGTGTACCATTGCCCACTTCATTACCATCTGCTATTTTATGGTAGTCCGTTACAGTTTGAGCATACTTTAATTTAGTTGGTTCAGTAACAGATTCGTTCCAATCGCTATGTTGAACTACATGAATACTTTCTTTTATATTTATTGAAGAGTTCTTTTCCGACAACTTCTTTACCCAAGCTGCAGTGAAATCTGATTGCCCAGCTTCGGCAACCCAAACCGAACCTCCGTCTTTTATCGTTTTCAGCGCTTTATTGACCACTTTATCTAAAGATGCTTCCCATTCCTTGTCCGCATCTGTCCAATTACTTTTAAACGCCATTTTCATTAATTCATTTGGCGGAACATATAATCCTTCTTGAATACCATAAGCACCAGCTACAGCGAAGTAATTTAAATATTTGTAATCTGGGTGTTTTAAAAGTGTTGCCAAACCGGCTGCAGTGTGTAAATCGTCAATATCTGTTTTGCAATCTAATTGAACTAGCAGCAAATCTTTAGAAATATTGAATTTAGGTTCTTGGGCTATAACACTGTAAGAAATAAATAATGTTAATAGTACCCCAAACAGGACATTTTTGAATAAGAATAAGTTTTTCATTGAAATGAGTATTGTATGTTGATATGAAGTTGTTTCTACTAAAGTATCATAAATTATGATTATCCAATTCAATATAAAATTCAATAAACCAGTTATTTTTCAGATTTGGGATAGTTTATTTGAGAAATAATATGACCACAA includes:
- a CDS encoding PQQ-dependent sugar dehydrogenase, with product MKTSFLKLAMVLSVVIALHSCKENKKENNDSTAKEIELDSTDLALLDLNLPEGFQIEVYARGVDGARSMAMGDNGTLFVGTRTENNVYAIQDTNGDFKADNIIVLDTMEVPNGIAMRNGDLYVAQPGSLWKYPNIEDQVGGELEKELIYDDFPTEFHHGWKYIAFGPDDKLYVPVGAPCNICNRTDEDERFATISRMDADGSNREIYARGVRNSVGFTWHPDTKQMWFTDNGRDMLGDDIPPCELNTVTEAGQHFGYPFCHGGIIKDPEFGDLRPCSDFVDPALQLDAHVAPLAIKFYTGTMFPEEYKGKAFITEHGSWNRSKKVGYRIMMVDIEDGEVVNNEIFIDGWLNESEQKASGRPVDMLVLKDGSMLISDDYGDAIYRLSYNNTALASNN
- a CDS encoding aminotransferase class IV, producing the protein MSYPDKVYLNGQIVDSAEAKISVFNRGFIFGDGLYEVMVQINGIFFYEKEHLARLQSGLHKVNIDFDVAILNNEIPKLLHAAQLTDVDCMLYIQITRGVAPRQHSFPSNIKPTVMIYAVPKVLPEINLVNAHVIIRKDFRWSRCDIKMTSLLGNVMLNEEAMQHDCYETILHRNGVFTEASHSNLFFVKDGAVYTHPADEHILNGITRIVVIELCHLLGIKIIEKAIKVAEIDSIDEAFLTGTSTQIAAIQNIDDHQLYSGNKKGPITKRLQEAFLKLK